A portion of the Limosilactobacillus reuteri genome contains these proteins:
- a CDS encoding alpha/beta hydrolase, whose translation MKKSHIEIGVVIVIVILAIIGGAVWHQQKHSKYVQSTTPTLFFHGGGSSYHAEEHMVNAAKKAGVTSTVLRADVANNGKVTLHGSMHKGAINPIVEVNYDNNRQLDFNKHGEYATNVVKALQKRYRITKINMVGHSLGNISIIYYMLQNGKNQNMPQLQKQVDIAGHFAGLNFKQVPAAIRQPIGMKLNKDGKPNEMNATYRQMTEVRQTYPKGQVAVLNIIGDVGNHSDGTVDNASSLSLKYLVAARAKSYRVLKITGKDAQHSKLHNNTQVDKALINFLWGK comes from the coding sequence ATGAAAAAAAGCCATATTGAAATTGGTGTAGTGATAGTAATTGTTATCCTGGCAATAATTGGTGGGGCAGTTTGGCATCAGCAAAAACATAGTAAGTATGTGCAATCAACAACGCCAACGCTATTTTTCCATGGTGGAGGCAGTAGTTATCATGCAGAAGAACACATGGTAAATGCTGCTAAAAAAGCCGGGGTAACGAGCACAGTCCTGCGAGCTGATGTTGCTAATAACGGGAAAGTTACCCTTCATGGTTCAATGCATAAAGGGGCCATCAATCCAATTGTTGAGGTAAATTATGATAACAATAGGCAGTTAGATTTTAATAAGCATGGCGAATATGCGACAAATGTTGTAAAGGCATTACAGAAACGCTATCGCATAACTAAGATTAATATGGTTGGTCATTCCCTGGGAAATATTTCGATTATTTACTATATGTTGCAAAACGGTAAAAATCAGAATATGCCTCAATTACAAAAACAGGTTGATATCGCAGGTCATTTTGCAGGATTGAATTTTAAACAGGTACCTGCTGCTATCCGGCAACCAATTGGAATGAAATTAAATAAAGACGGAAAGCCAAATGAAATGAATGCCACATATCGTCAAATGACAGAAGTCCGGCAAACTTATCCCAAAGGTCAAGTAGCAGTTCTTAATATTATTGGTGATGTTGGTAATCATTCAGACGGTACTGTTGATAATGCATCATCATTGTCACTTAAGTATCTAGTGGCTGCTCGGGCGAAGTCATACCGTGTTCTAAAAATAACAGGAAAAGATGCTCAACATTCGAAACTTCATAATAATACTCAAGTTGATAAGGCATTAATTAATTTCTTATGGGGTAAATAA